The Akkermansia muciniphila genome contains a region encoding:
- a CDS encoding autotransporter outer membrane beta-barrel domain-containing protein has product MNMTVSESITYSGYTYDYPGQTKAANDGWTSSGVIVADSVKGNVIQGYAGGWDDYSDRNTIKGDADRSYDLVFSGNAAERTTPVTRYPSSLSAGGGAVYLTNAGMSDLNLLSFVNNTLDNQLPSITQGYTTYYSQAEGGALWISKGIVSNINEIRFEGNTVSSMARTNGGAAFMDGETLMENIGSLTFENNRATSPEWTMGGALYLQGTATIQNTESVSFINNVSEMNKEGGEAYGGGLASNEGGMKFYFKSVGRLLFSGNTVTQAAALDSGWKGLGRLWGGAVFHSGQFYVQDSGEVEFTNNSADGTAHAVGSASVQGGAICSTGAVVFKGNNSILFENNRALRHPDAIRDNMPDVTASSSVGAFGGAVQAPLMQFINNYGDVIFRNNYATDRGGALYIDVPVSGAGSTSWLSADDGDITFRGNTHQLASSNERNSGVANAVWLEPSWNIVTGKPAILHIRAMEGHCVNFYDPVCSAIDGSPRDKYHTENSYERATISLGTYFSFDEEGGMVEKYTGIIRFSGEFVRDTLAGSEGMVDYAERLAESKKSILHATVNQYSGTLLLEHGVTFGTRGTGDLDDENNKTGTVFLQYRGILDISGSAEHGETTLAGRNIEFAGTGHPGQQEDTANNRPFVPADPDAVMSILRPGDMVHFDADRIDMSSGMTIDFAHHMTTTGFADISAIRVTADRFVLGGTLGIQDNAVDSNYYYADNRWAQTHSFSLFLDENGTHEGDFDAVKSLATGSDRVDSPYAYTGSWSHQWVDADGDGFPEQLQLVWTPGEEAAIRDILPELAGTLAMNSMWSSAANALGMSRAALGHLDALRFIAGPENNYWVKGMGDFLNHASEGARDGFDYHGGGYSVGADRKITSHTVLGLGFGDLYGKMNGRSFAGDIDQQTRTGMLYGGWHKVLNRKNTLLVTGTAGYGWTDNKMNSFHTGGQSHGKWTNETLFGTLTGKWSRRVDETVAMEVMLGLEYTDVTQEAFTETGWDARRFEQGHLKNLSVPVGVGLTHRSELKGREWINSAMVSYVPDVYRENPGAQAERLLNGYRWEAQGTSPDRNAVRVNVNSALQLNARWRTYAGYEFEGRSKATAHRFNAGVSYAY; this is encoded by the coding sequence ATGAATATGACCGTCTCGGAAAGCATTACTTACTCTGGGTACACCTACGATTATCCAGGACAAACGAAGGCGGCCAATGACGGCTGGACCTCTTCCGGCGTCATCGTAGCCGACTCTGTGAAAGGTAATGTGATTCAGGGGTATGCGGGAGGCTGGGACGATTATTCAGACCGCAATACGATCAAGGGGGATGCGGACAGAAGCTATGACCTGGTTTTCTCCGGCAATGCAGCGGAAAGGACAACGCCCGTGACTCGATATCCTTCATCTCTTTCCGCCGGAGGCGGCGCCGTCTATCTTACCAATGCCGGTATGAGTGATTTGAACCTGCTGTCTTTTGTAAATAACACTCTCGACAACCAACTGCCTTCGATAACTCAGGGATACACTACCTATTATTCGCAAGCAGAGGGCGGCGCCTTATGGATAAGCAAGGGAATCGTGTCAAATATCAATGAAATCCGTTTTGAGGGCAATACGGTTTCCTCCATGGCACGTACCAACGGAGGGGCTGCTTTTATGGATGGAGAAACCCTGATGGAAAACATCGGCTCCCTCACTTTTGAAAACAACAGGGCCACTTCTCCCGAGTGGACGATGGGAGGAGCTCTTTATTTGCAAGGAACGGCCACCATTCAGAACACGGAGTCCGTTTCCTTTATCAACAATGTTTCCGAAATGAATAAAGAGGGCGGTGAAGCCTACGGGGGAGGATTGGCCAGTAACGAGGGAGGCATGAAGTTTTATTTCAAATCCGTCGGCCGTCTTCTGTTTTCAGGAAATACCGTAACACAGGCGGCAGCGCTGGATTCCGGATGGAAAGGATTAGGCAGACTGTGGGGGGGAGCCGTCTTTCATTCCGGCCAGTTTTACGTGCAGGATTCGGGAGAAGTGGAGTTCACGAACAATAGCGCTGATGGGACAGCTCATGCCGTCGGCTCTGCAAGTGTGCAAGGAGGAGCTATTTGTTCCACAGGTGCTGTGGTGTTCAAAGGCAATAACAGCATTCTTTTTGAGAACAACAGAGCGCTCAGACACCCGGACGCCATCAGGGACAACATGCCCGATGTTACCGCCTCTTCTTCCGTAGGAGCTTTTGGAGGAGCTGTCCAGGCTCCCCTTATGCAATTTATCAACAACTATGGAGATGTCATTTTCCGGAACAATTATGCGACGGATCGTGGAGGGGCCCTGTATATTGATGTGCCGGTAAGCGGAGCGGGATCAACGAGCTGGCTTTCCGCCGATGACGGTGATATCACGTTCAGGGGAAATACTCATCAACTGGCCTCCTCCAATGAAAGAAATTCGGGAGTGGCCAATGCAGTCTGGCTCGAACCGTCCTGGAATATTGTGACGGGTAAACCGGCTATCCTGCATATCCGGGCAATGGAAGGACATTGCGTCAATTTTTATGATCCTGTTTGTTCCGCAATCGACGGCAGCCCCAGAGACAAGTACCACACTGAAAACTCCTACGAGAGGGCAACGATTTCCTTAGGCACCTATTTTTCCTTTGATGAAGAGGGCGGTATGGTGGAGAAGTATACCGGCATTATCCGCTTTTCCGGTGAATTTGTCCGTGATACTTTGGCAGGTTCGGAAGGCATGGTCGATTACGCCGAGCGCCTCGCGGAATCGAAGAAATCTATTCTTCATGCCACAGTCAATCAGTATAGCGGCACGCTCCTGCTGGAACACGGCGTGACGTTCGGAACCCGTGGTACGGGAGACCTGGACGATGAGAACAACAAAACCGGAACAGTCTTTCTGCAATACAGGGGAATACTTGATATCAGCGGCAGCGCCGAACATGGGGAGACAACTCTTGCGGGACGAAACATCGAGTTTGCCGGAACCGGTCATCCAGGACAGCAGGAGGACACTGCCAATAACAGGCCTTTTGTTCCCGCTGATCCCGATGCCGTGATGTCCATATTAAGACCTGGCGACATGGTCCATTTCGATGCTGACCGTATTGACATGAGCTCCGGCATGACGATTGATTTTGCCCACCACATGACGACGACGGGATTTGCCGACATCAGCGCCATTCGCGTGACGGCAGATAGATTTGTCCTTGGCGGCACTTTGGGGATTCAAGACAATGCGGTTGACTCCAACTACTACTACGCAGACAACCGCTGGGCTCAAACTCATTCATTCTCCCTGTTTTTGGATGAAAACGGCACCCATGAAGGGGATTTTGATGCGGTAAAATCTCTGGCTACCGGGTCCGACCGGGTGGACAGCCCCTATGCCTACACGGGCTCCTGGAGCCACCAGTGGGTGGATGCCGACGGAGACGGCTTCCCGGAACAACTCCAACTGGTCTGGACTCCCGGTGAAGAAGCCGCCATCCGGGACATCCTTCCGGAACTGGCAGGGACTCTGGCCATGAACTCCATGTGGTCCAGCGCCGCCAACGCTCTTGGGATGTCCCGGGCCGCCCTGGGCCATCTGGATGCCCTGCGCTTCATCGCCGGACCGGAAAACAACTACTGGGTCAAGGGCATGGGGGATTTCCTCAACCACGCTTCCGAGGGAGCCCGTGACGGCTTTGACTATCACGGTGGCGGCTATTCCGTAGGAGCGGACAGGAAAATCACTTCCCACACCGTCCTTGGCCTGGGTTTTGGAGACCTGTACGGCAAGATGAACGGGCGCAGCTTTGCGGGGGATATTGACCAGCAGACGCGCACCGGCATGCTCTACGGGGGATGGCACAAGGTTCTCAACAGGAAGAATACCCTGCTGGTGACGGGAACGGCAGGCTATGGCTGGACGGACAACAAGATGAATTCCTTCCATACGGGCGGCCAGTCCCATGGCAAGTGGACCAACGAAACTCTGTTTGGAACGCTGACCGGGAAGTGGAGCCGCCGGGTAGACGAGACCGTGGCGATGGAGGTCATGCTGGGGCTGGAGTATACGGACGTGACGCAGGAGGCGTTTACGGAAACGGGCTGGGACGCGAGGCGCTTTGAGCAGGGACATTTGAAGAACCTGAGCGTACCGGTGGGAGTGGGCCTGACGCACCGCAGTGAGCTGAAAGGGAGGGAATGGATTAACAGCGCGATGGTGAGCTACGTGCCTGACGTGTACCGTGAGAACCCGGGAGCGCAGGCGGAGCGGCTGCTCAACGGGTACCGGTGGGAAGCGCAGGGAACGTCTCCGGACCGGAATGCGGTGAGGGTGAACGTGAACAGCGCATTACAGTTGAACGCGCGCTGGAGGACGTATGCGGGGTACGAGTTTGAGGGAAGGAGCAAGGCCACGGCCCACCGATTTAATGCCGGTGTCAGTTATGCCTATTGA
- the nifJ gene encoding pyruvate:ferredoxin (flavodoxin) oxidoreductase has protein sequence MSDQTTVTYSTIDANEAVASVAYRFSEVIAIYPITPSSPMGESAESWSAVNRKNLWGTVPSVVEMQSEGGAAGAVHGALQTGAMATTFTASQGLLLMIPNMFKIAGELTPAVFHVAARSLAYQGLSIFGDHSDVMSARSCGWAMLCGSSTQEAADFAAISHAATLESRVPFMNFFDGFRTSHEIGKIADITDDTLNGMIKQEWVDSFRERALTPDAPVLRGTAQNPDVYFQGRETVNQFYEATPAIVQKAMDRFAGLTGRSYHLVDYTGAPDAARVIILMGSGAEAVEETVEAMIARENAKVGVLKVRLFRPFPAAELIKALPSTVKKIAVLDRTKEPGSQGEPLHQDVIQALFDAQGSGTLSFTNGMPKVVGGRYGLSSKEFTPAMVKGIYDSLEQDAPKNHFTIGINDDVLGTSIPYDEDYSTEADDVTRAMFFGLGSDGTVGANKDAIKIIGQHTDLYVQGYFVYDSKKAGSSTISHLRFGPRPIKSTYLITKANFLALHQPTLLNLFDFLKNAANGATFLMNSPHPADKLWDTLPARMQQQILDKNLKLYTIDAFSVARKTGMGGRINMIMQTCFFKLAGVIPADEAIGYIKKAIAKTYAKKGQEVVDKNIAAVDATLENLHRVDTTGKTITGHAIPPVMSADAPDYVQNVLGKMMCGEGDSIPVSQMPVDGTFPNGTSQYEKRNLALDLPEWDPAICIQCGKCTAVCPHAAIRSKFFAPDALSSAPASFESLDAKHPDWKGEKFVIQVSPNDCTGCTLCSDVCPAKSKTDPTHKALTMVPAEKIHDREEANWDFFMSLPDVDRTKVRTDNIRSMQVLRPLFEFSGACAGCGETPYVKMLSQLFGNRLVVANATGCSSIYGGNLPTTPWSHDAEGRGPAWSNSLFEDNAEFGLGFRVSLDKQMEHAIELLRDAAGIVGQELVDQILTNPQKDEADIEQQRENVAELKKRITGKPECARLLTMADKLVRKSVWILGGDGWAYDIGYGGLDHILASGKNVKVLVMDTEVYSNTGGQCSKSTPRAAVAKFATTGKPGVKKDLGLMAMTYGNVYVASVALGAKDEHTLKAFVEAEAYDGPAIIIAYSHCISHGINMAKGLQQQKAWVDTGRILLYRYNPDLALQGKSPLIVEGKGPKGDLRDVLLSENRFKLLAKTNKEGFEKLLEEAQKDVWHRWNLYQSIANMGADKPAE, from the coding sequence ATGAGTGATCAGACAACCGTAACTTACAGCACGATTGACGCTAACGAAGCCGTAGCCTCCGTAGCCTATCGTTTTTCTGAAGTCATTGCCATTTACCCCATTACACCGTCTTCTCCCATGGGTGAATCAGCTGAAAGCTGGTCCGCTGTGAACCGGAAGAACCTGTGGGGCACCGTTCCTTCCGTTGTGGAAATGCAGAGTGAAGGCGGCGCCGCCGGCGCAGTCCACGGCGCCCTCCAGACCGGAGCCATGGCAACCACCTTCACCGCATCCCAGGGCCTTCTGCTGATGATCCCGAACATGTTCAAGATCGCAGGGGAACTGACTCCGGCCGTGTTCCATGTGGCCGCCCGTTCCCTGGCCTACCAGGGCCTCTCCATCTTCGGCGACCACAGCGACGTGATGAGCGCCCGCTCCTGCGGCTGGGCCATGCTGTGCGGCTCCTCCACGCAGGAAGCTGCGGACTTTGCCGCCATTTCCCACGCCGCCACGCTGGAATCCCGCGTTCCGTTCATGAACTTCTTTGACGGCTTCCGCACATCCCATGAAATCGGCAAGATTGCAGACATCACGGACGATACGCTGAACGGCATGATCAAGCAGGAATGGGTGGACTCCTTCCGCGAGCGCGCCCTGACGCCTGACGCTCCCGTGCTGCGCGGCACCGCCCAGAACCCGGACGTTTACTTCCAGGGCCGTGAAACGGTCAACCAGTTCTATGAAGCCACCCCCGCCATCGTGCAGAAGGCCATGGACAGGTTTGCAGGCCTCACGGGCCGTTCCTACCATCTGGTGGACTACACCGGCGCCCCGGACGCTGCACGCGTCATCATCCTGATGGGCTCCGGCGCTGAAGCCGTGGAAGAAACGGTGGAAGCCATGATTGCCCGTGAAAACGCCAAGGTGGGCGTGCTGAAGGTGCGCCTGTTCCGCCCCTTCCCCGCCGCGGAACTGATCAAGGCCCTTCCCTCCACGGTCAAAAAGATCGCCGTGCTGGACCGCACCAAGGAACCCGGTTCCCAGGGTGAACCGCTCCATCAGGACGTCATCCAGGCCCTCTTTGATGCCCAGGGCTCCGGCACGCTCTCCTTCACCAACGGCATGCCCAAGGTGGTAGGCGGCCGCTACGGCCTTTCCTCCAAGGAATTCACTCCCGCCATGGTCAAGGGCATCTATGACAGCCTGGAACAGGACGCCCCCAAGAACCACTTCACCATCGGCATTAACGACGACGTGCTGGGCACCAGTATTCCGTACGATGAAGATTACTCCACGGAAGCGGACGACGTGACGCGCGCCATGTTCTTCGGCCTCGGTTCCGACGGCACCGTGGGCGCCAACAAGGACGCCATCAAGATCATCGGCCAGCATACGGACCTGTATGTGCAGGGCTACTTCGTGTACGACTCCAAGAAGGCCGGTTCCTCCACCATCTCACACCTGCGCTTCGGTCCGCGCCCGATCAAGTCCACGTACCTAATCACCAAGGCCAACTTCCTGGCGCTGCACCAGCCCACGCTGCTGAACCTGTTTGACTTCCTGAAGAACGCCGCCAACGGCGCCACCTTCCTGATGAACAGTCCGCACCCCGCGGACAAGCTGTGGGACACGCTGCCCGCACGCATGCAGCAGCAGATTCTGGACAAGAACCTCAAGCTTTACACGATTGACGCCTTCTCCGTGGCCCGCAAGACGGGCATGGGCGGCCGCATCAACATGATCATGCAGACCTGCTTCTTCAAGCTGGCCGGCGTGATTCCCGCTGACGAGGCCATCGGCTACATCAAAAAAGCCATTGCCAAGACCTACGCCAAGAAGGGCCAGGAAGTGGTTGACAAGAACATCGCCGCTGTGGACGCCACCCTGGAAAACCTGCACCGGGTGGACACCACCGGCAAGACCATCACCGGCCATGCCATTCCCCCCGTCATGTCCGCAGACGCTCCGGACTACGTCCAGAACGTCCTCGGCAAAATGATGTGCGGTGAAGGGGACAGCATCCCCGTCAGCCAGATGCCCGTGGACGGCACGTTCCCGAACGGCACTTCCCAGTATGAAAAGCGCAATCTGGCGCTGGACCTGCCGGAATGGGACCCCGCCATCTGCATCCAGTGCGGCAAGTGCACGGCCGTTTGCCCGCACGCCGCCATCCGCAGCAAGTTCTTTGCCCCGGACGCCCTCTCCAGCGCGCCCGCGAGCTTTGAGTCCCTGGATGCCAAGCATCCGGACTGGAAGGGTGAAAAATTCGTCATCCAGGTCTCCCCGAACGACTGCACGGGCTGCACGCTCTGCTCCGACGTCTGCCCGGCCAAGAGCAAGACGGACCCGACCCACAAGGCCCTGACCATGGTTCCCGCCGAGAAGATTCACGACAGGGAAGAAGCCAACTGGGACTTCTTCATGAGCCTTCCGGACGTGGACCGCACCAAGGTAAGGACGGACAACATCCGCTCCATGCAGGTGCTGCGCCCGCTGTTCGAATTCTCCGGCGCCTGCGCCGGCTGCGGTGAAACCCCGTACGTGAAGATGCTCTCCCAGCTCTTCGGCAACCGCCTGGTGGTCGCCAATGCCACGGGCTGCTCCTCCATCTACGGCGGCAACCTGCCCACCACCCCGTGGTCCCATGATGCGGAAGGACGCGGACCGGCCTGGTCCAACTCCCTCTTTGAAGACAACGCCGAATTCGGCCTTGGCTTCCGCGTCTCCCTGGACAAGCAGATGGAACACGCCATCGAGCTCCTCCGTGACGCCGCCGGGATCGTGGGCCAGGAACTGGTTGACCAGATCCTGACCAACCCGCAGAAGGATGAGGCGGACATCGAACAGCAGCGTGAAAACGTCGCCGAACTCAAGAAGAGAATCACCGGCAAGCCGGAATGCGCACGCCTCCTGACCATGGCGGACAAGCTTGTCCGCAAAAGCGTCTGGATCCTCGGCGGCGACGGCTGGGCCTATGACATCGGCTACGGCGGCCTGGACCACATCCTTGCCAGCGGCAAGAACGTGAAGGTGCTGGTCATGGATACGGAAGTATACTCCAACACCGGCGGCCAGTGCTCCAAGTCCACCCCGCGCGCTGCCGTGGCCAAGTTCGCCACAACCGGTAAGCCCGGCGTGAAGAAGGACCTGGGCCTGATGGCCATGACCTACGGCAACGTGTATGTGGCCTCCGTCGCCCTCGGCGCAAAGGACGAGCACACGCTGAAGGCCTTCGTGGAAGCGGAAGCCTATGACGGCCCCGCCATCATCATCGCCTACTCTCACTGCATCTCCCACGGCATCAACATGGCCAAGGGCCTGCAGCAGCAGAAGGCATGGGTGGACACAGGCCGCATCCTGCTCTACCGCTACAATCCGGACCTGGCCCTCCAGGGCAAGAGCCCGCTGATTGTGGAAGGCAAGGGCCCGAAGGGCGACCTGCGCGACGTACTCCTCAGCGAAAACCGCTTCAAGCTTCTGGCCAAGACCAACAAGGAAGGCTTTGAAAAGCTCCTTGAAGAAGCCCAGAAGGACGTCTGGCACCGCTGGAACCTGTACCAGAGCATTGCCAACATGGGCGCCGACAAGCCCGCGGAATAA
- the hisF gene encoding imidazole glycerol phosphate synthase subunit HisF, with protein MLAKRIIPCLDVTDGRVVKGTNFVNLRDAGDPVECARAYDAQQADELVFLDITASSDGRATMVDVVRRTAACCFMPLTVGGGIRSVKDMREMLLAGADKVSLNTAAINRPDLINEGAAAFGSQCIVVAIDAKRQAPGKWGVSTHGGRKFVGLDAVEWAVEAERRGAGEILLTSMDADGAKTGYDIELTRAVSEAVRIPVIASGGAGNLDHMVEVLVEGKADAVLAASIFHFGEYTVPEAKTYFASRGIPVRPLAE; from the coding sequence GTGCTGGCAAAAAGAATCATTCCGTGTCTGGACGTGACGGACGGCAGAGTCGTCAAGGGAACCAACTTCGTCAATTTGAGGGACGCCGGGGATCCGGTGGAATGCGCCAGGGCGTATGATGCCCAGCAGGCGGACGAACTTGTTTTTCTGGATATTACCGCTTCTTCCGACGGCCGCGCCACCATGGTGGACGTGGTGCGCCGCACGGCGGCCTGCTGCTTCATGCCGCTGACCGTGGGCGGAGGCATCCGCTCCGTGAAGGACATGCGGGAAATGCTTCTGGCCGGGGCGGACAAGGTCTCTCTCAATACGGCGGCCATCAACCGCCCGGACCTGATTAATGAGGGGGCCGCGGCCTTCGGCAGCCAGTGCATCGTCGTGGCCATTGACGCCAAGAGGCAGGCTCCCGGAAAATGGGGCGTTTCCACCCATGGCGGCCGTAAATTCGTGGGGCTGGATGCCGTGGAATGGGCCGTGGAGGCGGAACGCCGCGGAGCGGGGGAAATCCTGCTGACCAGCATGGATGCGGACGGGGCCAAGACGGGTTACGATATTGAACTGACCCGTGCCGTCAGTGAGGCCGTGCGCATTCCCGTGATCGCCAGCGGCGGAGCGGGCAACCTGGACCACATGGTGGAAGTGCTGGTGGAGGGAAAGGCGGACGCCGTCCTGGCGGCTTCCATCTTCCACTTTGGCGAATATACGGTGCCGGAAGCCAAAACCTACTTTGCCTCCAGGGGCATTCCGGTACGGCCTCTGGCGGAATAG
- a CDS encoding glycoside hydrolase domain-containing protein: MCSVIALTSFVHAQSPDRHPLYEPALVSAGAAGDAGNLFSGAKVTASGHYGNDRPELAVDGQANNAGKYWGCEGIPVWLQIDMGKPRTLSALHVWPYWEGGRIYKYKIEGSEDGRNWKMLADQSSNSIAATSEGVPFKFNPQTVRYVKITFLGNSVGNDKGGHLVEIKGYGPDAALNLQAAAVKDYDRIPYSGAPGQEMLQDAVRLSGWRGERAGGQIAVWSSQAQPQLSAACAGVKNAAGQVIPVRTSMIRYTKGGNRLISDIIGSENTCDLQAGGVRPVWVEVNIPPSAKPDVYKGKIVVSAESGSPVSVPVVLEVAPESLPAPANWQVHLDLWQHPQAVARWHDVEPWSPEHFALMKPVMKRLADAGQKAITCSLIDEAWNAQTYDWFPPMIEWIKDKNGTMRWNYANFDKWVSFMMNEVGVKGQISCYTMIPWNMKVRYLDEATGKYKFLDLKPDDPSYEAIWGPFLADFRKHVKSKGWLDKTCIGLDERPDAMVKAAKNVLDKYAPEFKIVSAVNRPTAMTRDVYDVSPVIDHAGTVMGDLLAQRKKEGKKTTFYVCVHPKKPNTFTVSPLAEAEWLPLFAAANHLDGFLRWAYNSWNRNPFEKTDFGNWPAGDCYLVYPGNLSSLRFEKLRDGLEEFEKVNILRARAAKNPKAKAAVARMDEELSKLFTVEKSRGDSHEDDVRKAREIIRKTAEASRK, from the coding sequence GTGTGTTCCGTTATTGCCTTAACGTCTTTTGTTCACGCCCAGTCCCCGGACAGGCACCCCTTGTACGAACCCGCCCTGGTTTCCGCCGGAGCGGCGGGTGATGCAGGCAACCTGTTTTCCGGGGCCAAAGTAACCGCTTCCGGGCATTACGGCAATGACCGTCCGGAACTGGCCGTGGACGGCCAGGCGAACAACGCGGGCAAATACTGGGGCTGTGAGGGCATTCCCGTCTGGCTCCAGATAGACATGGGGAAGCCCCGCACGCTTTCCGCCCTGCATGTCTGGCCGTATTGGGAGGGGGGCCGCATTTACAAATATAAAATAGAAGGTTCCGAAGACGGCAGGAATTGGAAAATGCTGGCGGACCAGTCTTCCAACAGCATTGCCGCCACTTCGGAAGGCGTTCCCTTCAAATTCAATCCCCAGACGGTCCGGTACGTCAAAATCACTTTTCTGGGCAACAGCGTCGGCAATGATAAAGGGGGGCATCTGGTGGAAATCAAGGGTTACGGCCCTGATGCCGCGCTGAACCTGCAAGCCGCAGCGGTGAAGGACTATGACCGCATCCCTTACAGCGGCGCGCCCGGGCAGGAAATGCTCCAGGATGCCGTGCGCCTGTCCGGCTGGAGGGGTGAGCGTGCCGGCGGGCAGATTGCCGTCTGGTCTTCCCAGGCGCAGCCCCAGTTGTCCGCAGCCTGCGCCGGGGTAAAAAACGCTGCCGGACAGGTGATTCCCGTCCGGACCTCCATGATACGCTACACCAAGGGGGGCAACAGGCTCATTTCAGATATCATAGGCAGTGAAAACACCTGCGACCTCCAGGCGGGAGGCGTGCGCCCCGTCTGGGTGGAAGTCAACATTCCCCCATCCGCCAAACCCGACGTGTACAAGGGAAAAATAGTGGTTTCCGCTGAAAGCGGCTCTCCCGTGAGCGTTCCCGTAGTTCTGGAAGTGGCTCCGGAATCTCTGCCTGCGCCCGCCAACTGGCAGGTTCACCTGGACCTTTGGCAGCATCCGCAGGCCGTGGCCCGCTGGCATGATGTGGAGCCGTGGTCTCCGGAACATTTCGCGCTGATGAAGCCGGTGATGAAGAGGCTGGCGGACGCCGGACAGAAAGCCATTACCTGCTCCCTGATTGATGAAGCCTGGAACGCCCAGACTTACGACTGGTTCCCGCCCATGATCGAATGGATCAAGGACAAAAACGGAACCATGCGCTGGAACTACGCCAACTTTGACAAATGGGTTTCCTTCATGATGAACGAGGTGGGCGTCAAGGGCCAGATATCCTGCTACACCATGATTCCGTGGAACATGAAAGTCCGTTATCTGGATGAAGCTACCGGAAAATACAAGTTCCTGGACCTCAAGCCGGACGATCCTTCCTACGAAGCCATCTGGGGGCCTTTCCTGGCGGATTTCCGCAAGCACGTCAAGAGCAAGGGATGGCTGGACAAGACCTGCATCGGGCTGGATGAACGGCCGGACGCCATGGTGAAGGCGGCCAAGAACGTGCTGGACAAGTACGCTCCGGAATTCAAGATCGTCTCCGCCGTCAACCGCCCTACCGCCATGACCCGGGACGTGTATGACGTCTCTCCCGTGATTGACCATGCGGGCACAGTCATGGGCGATCTGCTGGCGCAGCGCAAGAAGGAAGGGAAAAAGACGACCTTCTACGTTTGCGTCCATCCCAAAAAGCCCAATACCTTCACCGTTTCCCCGCTGGCGGAGGCGGAATGGCTGCCTCTCTTTGCCGCCGCCAACCATCTGGACGGTTTTCTGAGATGGGCCTACAATTCCTGGAACCGCAATCCGTTTGAAAAAACGGACTTCGGCAACTGGCCCGCGGGAGACTGCTACCTGGTTTATCCTGGAAACCTCAGTTCCCTGCGGTTTGAAAAACTCCGCGACGGACTGGAAGAATTTGAAAAGGTCAATATTCTGCGTGCCCGCGCTGCGAAGAATCCTAAGGCGAAAGCCGCTGTGGCCCGCATGGATGAGGAGCTTTCTAAACTTTTCACCGTGGAAAAAAGCCGCGGCGATTCCCACGAGGATGACGTGCGCAAGGCCCGTGAAATCATCCGCAAGACAGCGGAGGCTTCACGGAAATAA